Below is a window of Cytophaga hutchinsonii ATCC 33406 DNA.
TATTGATATAGCATTCTTTAATAACCGCATTGCGTTAACGACTGATTTTTATTACAAGCGTACAACAGATCTTCTGTTACCAACACAGGTTCCTGCAACAACCGGATTTACCACATACCTGACAAACTCTGGCGAGATCAGTAACAAAGGGATAGAGATTGCTATTCAAACACAGAATATCAAATCGAAAAAATTCTCCTGGAACACAAGCTTCAACTTTACACGCAATGTAAACAAAGTTGAAAAGCTTGAAAACCCATACGTGTACGGATCAAGAGATATGGTGCGTAACGAAGAAGGATACGCATTGTATTCTTTCTGGATGTACAATCAATTATATGTTGACAAACAAACCGGACAGGCAGTGTTTGAAGATGTTAACGGAGATGGACAAATCACGGTTGCGGATAGAAAAATTATGGGTAATGCTAATCCTAAATTCTTTGGAGGTCTTACAAACACATTTAAATATGCAGGTTTTGATCTGAATGTTTTCTTCGTATATCAATATGGAAATAAGGTTGTAAGCTTTGACCGTATCCTCAATGAAGGTGGCGGTACAAAAGATAATAACAGAGGTATTTTTGAATACAACATGAACAGATGGCAGAAACCTGGTGATGATACAGATGTGCCAAGAGTTACAAGTGTAGGGAACAATTATGGTATTGAACAGAACAGCCGGTTCCTGGAAGACGGATCATTCATACGCTTAAAAACATTGACACTTGGCTATACAGTACCGGTAGACTTTACTAAAAAATATTCCGTGCAGAGTGTACGCTTCTTTGTTACAGGGACCAACTTATTATTATTCACGAAATATAAAGGTCCGGATCCGGAAGCTGTACATACCTCAGAACAGAATGCACGCGGCATTGATGTGGGTACACCTCCGCAACCTGTATCTGTACAAGGCGGATTAACAATAACTCTTTAATTTATCATAGTTAATAATATGAATTATATATTTAAAATATCAGCCTTATTGCTATTGCTGTCGCTGCTTTCCTGCAAGAAATTTCTTGAAGTGGAACCGAAAGATGCGGTATCGGATCAAATAACAATTGTAGATAAGCTGTCTGCAGAAACCGCGCTTAACGGTGCATACAGAGCGCTTGCCAGCGATGCGTATTACGGACAGAAATTTCAGTTTGTAAATTATCTGCGGGGAGGAGACCTTGGATGGGGAGATTCACGTACGGTAAACCGTGAATTTATTCAGAATAATGTGCGTGCTGATAACGAAGAAGTAAACAATGTGTGGGTGGCAATTTATAAAACCATCAACCTTACAAACCACGTTCTTGCTCGTGTACCGGAGATAAATGATATTACAATGACGCAGGCAGACAGGAACAGAATATTAGGCGAAGCATATTTTATCCGTGCGCTCTGTTATTTTGATCTTGCAAGAACATGGGGCGGTGTGCCATTGATTGTTAAGCCAAGTATAAATGCAGACGATACAAAAGGTATTACCAGAAGCAGTGTGTTTGATGTATATAATTATGTAGAAAAAGATCTGGAACAGGCAGAATTATTATTACCTGACGGAACAAATCGAATACGTGCAACTAAAAAAACGGTATGGGCATTGAAAGCGCGTTTCCATGCATACAGAAGTCAGTGGGGCTTAGCTGAATCATATGCAACGAATGTGA
It encodes the following:
- a CDS encoding RagB/SusD family nutrient uptake outer membrane protein, producing the protein MNYIFKISALLLLLSLLSCKKFLEVEPKDAVSDQITIVDKLSAETALNGAYRALASDAYYGQKFQFVNYLRGGDLGWGDSRTVNREFIQNNVRADNEEVNNVWVAIYKTINLTNHVLARVPEINDITMTQADRNRILGEAYFIRALCYFDLARTWGGVPLIVKPSINADDTKGITRSSVFDVYNYVEKDLEQAELLLPDGTNRIRATKKTVWALKARFHAYRSQWGLAESYATNVINDAANYTLVKPFGAWFQANVVGSKESILETAYSSVLTNTHRNSWLPPERGGIRSWFPVDSFVTPMNDPTIGGTRKVLIAKASTNLWYGQLYYRSPATDPSYILRVAEIYLLRAEARAEQENYTGASDDINAVRDRADLPAIAVTTKEEAILAIEKEIRFEFFAEPHRFFYLVRKDLLDDKLNITDPNKNLLPIPNPQIVVDHSLAQNPGY